A window from Acidobacteriota bacterium encodes these proteins:
- a CDS encoding GTPase domain-containing protein, whose translation MTFINYVAREINCKIVYYGPGLGGKTTNLQYVYQITSAENKGKLISLATETERTLFFDFLPIEFGQIRGFRTRFHLYTVPGQVFYDSSRKLILKGVDGVVFVADSQEERMDANLESVSNLAENLREQGFDLATIPYVLQLNKRDLPGALPVEELRRQLLVKGEPCIEAVAPQGVGVLPTLKAVARQVLVELRKSA comes from the coding sequence GTGACTTTCATAAATTACGTAGCACGGGAAATCAACTGCAAGATCGTTTACTACGGGCCCGGACTGGGGGGGAAGACCACCAACCTGCAGTACGTGTACCAGATCACCAGCGCCGAGAACAAGGGGAAGCTGATTTCCCTGGCCACCGAGACCGAAAGGACCCTCTTTTTCGATTTCCTCCCGATCGAATTCGGGCAGATCCGGGGGTTCCGCACCCGGTTCCACCTCTACACGGTGCCGGGCCAGGTGTTTTACGACAGCAGCCGCAAGCTGATCCTCAAGGGGGTGGACGGGGTGGTTTTCGTTGCCGATTCCCAGGAGGAGCGCATGGACGCCAACCTGGAATCGGTGTCCAACCTCGCGGAGAACCTCAGGGAGCAGGGGTTCGATCTCGCCACGATCCCCTACGTGCTGCAGCTGAACAAGCGCGATCTCCCCGGCGCCCTGCCGGTCGAGGAACTCCGGAGGCAGCTCCTGGTCAAGGGGGAGCCCTGCATCGAGGCGGTGGCCCCGCAGGGGGTCGGGGTGCTCCCCACCCTGAAGGCGGTGGCCCGGCAGGTCCTGGTCGAGTTGAGAAAAAGCGCCTGA
- the lepB gene encoding signal peptidase I → MNEESTFETESPRGDPVFKWAFEIKSWLRDILVAFAIAVFIVVFVIQPVKVEGTSMQPRLADQERIFVNRFVYQFADIARGDVVVFSYPRDPSKSFIKRVLGVPGDEIEIRDGAVVVNGERVEEPYIKPEYMDTRSFPKVVVPEGEYFVLGDHRNSSNDSRNWGFVAERLICGKAFFSYWPVYRAGRVK, encoded by the coding sequence ATGAACGAAGAGAGCACGTTTGAAACGGAATCCCCCCGGGGGGATCCCGTATTCAAGTGGGCGTTCGAAATCAAGTCCTGGCTCCGCGATATTCTCGTCGCCTTCGCCATAGCCGTTTTCATCGTGGTTTTTGTCATCCAGCCGGTCAAAGTCGAGGGGACGAGTATGCAGCCCCGGCTGGCCGACCAGGAGCGGATCTTTGTAAACCGTTTCGTCTACCAGTTTGCGGACATAGCCCGGGGTGACGTGGTCGTCTTTTCCTACCCCCGCGATCCCAGCAAGAGCTTCATCAAGAGGGTGCTGGGAGTGCCGGGGGACGAAATCGAGATCCGTGACGGCGCCGTGGTCGTGAACGGGGAGCGGGTGGAAGAGCCATATATCAAGCCCGAATATATGGATACCCGGTCCTTTCCCAAGGTGGTGGTCCCCGAAGGAGAGTACTTCGTACTGGGGGATCACCGCAATTCCAGCAATGACAGTCGTAACTGGGGTTTCGTGGCCGAGAGGCTGATCTGCGGCAAGGCGTTTTTCAGCTACTGGCCCGTTTACCGGGCCGGCAGGGTGAAGTAG
- a CDS encoding response regulator, with the protein MQTAIDATGTAADRILIADDEDVFLEPTSLFFRNHGYVCDCVRTSEEAARALAEAPYDLLVIDINMPGNTDLEFLRDRPQASDFLPVIVVTGNPTLHTAVESLRLAVVDYREKPLDLPEFLETARGAIEKARVVRVMRSARKGFGSWLERVNRLEAAVMKADAGGRGGVHSGDLNWYLGEAVQGFTDLSLSLVNAIGTLNRGIPEGQADVCRLMHCRRLAAYESAVRETVDVLVKTKNSFKSKDLADIRKKLELLLKSGADEA; encoded by the coding sequence ATGCAAACAGCGATCGATGCGACGGGGACGGCGGCCGACAGGATTCTGATCGCCGACGACGAGGACGTGTTCCTCGAGCCGACCTCCCTCTTCTTCCGCAACCACGGGTACGTGTGCGACTGCGTCCGCACCTCCGAGGAGGCGGCCCGCGCCCTGGCCGAGGCGCCCTACGACCTGCTCGTGATCGACATCAACATGCCCGGGAACACCGACCTGGAATTCCTGCGCGACCGGCCGCAGGCCAGCGATTTCCTCCCCGTCATCGTCGTCACCGGGAACCCCACCCTGCACACGGCGGTGGAGTCGCTGCGGCTGGCGGTGGTGGACTACCGGGAAAAACCGCTGGACCTCCCCGAGTTTTTGGAGACCGCGCGCGGCGCCATCGAGAAGGCGCGCGTGGTCCGCGTCATGCGAAGCGCGCGCAAGGGCTTCGGTTCCTGGCTCGAGCGGGTGAACCGGCTGGAGGCGGCGGTGATGAAGGCCGACGCCGGCGGGCGGGGAGGGGTTCACAGCGGCGACCTCAACTGGTACCTCGGGGAAGCGGTGCAGGGCTTCACCGACCTCTCCCTGAGCCTGGTCAACGCCATCGGTACCCTCAACCGGGGGATTCCCGAGGGGCAGGCCGACGTGTGCCGCCTGATGCACTGCCGCAGGCTGGCGGCCTACGAGTCGGCCGTCCGGGAAACGGTCGACGTGCTCGTCAAGACGAAGAACTCCTTCAAGTCCAAGGATCTCGCCGATATCCGGAAAAAGCTGGAACTGCTCCTGAAGAGCGGCGCGGACGAAGCCTAG
- a CDS encoding alpha/beta hydrolase has protein sequence MSKEPISQFYYSHRLKLHFWDWGDDGKPCLILVHGGMDHARSWDRIADAFSEDFRIIAPDLRGHGDSSWAPGAVYSFAEYLLDLATLVDIVGGRTVHLIGHSLGAAIVLQYAGLFPDRVCKAVAVEGVVPPPALAVPRPAWERMREWIEAVRDCERRTPHRYPDLAAASERMHRENPYLTDEMARHLTLFGSNWNPDGTLTWKFDNFIRAIPPYSFNMREAREIWSQIRCPVLLFHGLESFTEDPEKGGLVDAIPRYRLVRVPEAGHWVHHDRRSLFIEETRRFFAG, from the coding sequence ATGTCCAAAGAACCGATCTCCCAGTTTTATTATTCCCACCGGCTGAAACTCCATTTCTGGGACTGGGGGGACGACGGGAAGCCGTGCCTGATCCTGGTCCATGGGGGGATGGACCACGCCCGCAGCTGGGACCGGATCGCCGACGCTTTTTCCGAAGACTTCCGGATCATCGCCCCCGACCTGCGCGGGCACGGGGACAGCAGCTGGGCGCCCGGGGCGGTCTACAGCTTCGCCGAATACCTCCTCGATCTCGCCACCCTGGTCGACATCGTCGGCGGCCGGACCGTCCACCTGATCGGCCATTCCCTGGGGGCCGCCATCGTGCTGCAGTACGCCGGCCTCTTTCCGGACCGGGTGTGCAAGGCGGTGGCCGTCGAGGGGGTCGTCCCCCCACCCGCACTGGCCGTGCCGCGGCCGGCCTGGGAACGGATGCGGGAGTGGATCGAGGCGGTGAGGGATTGCGAGCGGCGGACGCCGCACCGTTACCCCGATCTCGCGGCCGCCAGCGAACGGATGCACCGGGAGAACCCCTACCTCACGGACGAAATGGCGCGCCACCTGACGCTCTTCGGATCGAACTGGAACCCCGACGGGACCCTTACCTGGAAATTCGACAATTTTATCCGCGCCATCCCCCCGTATTCCTTCAACATGAGGGAGGCACGCGAGATCTGGAGCCAGATCCGCTGCCCGGTACTCCTGTTTCACGGGCTGGAGAGTTTCACGGAGGATCCTGAAAAGGGGGGGCTGGTGGACGCAATCCCCCGATACCGGCTGGTCCGGGTCCCCGAAGCCGGCCACTGGGTGCACCACGACCGGCGGTCGCTCTTCATCGAGGAAACGCGCCGTTTCTTCGCCGGGTAG
- a CDS encoding MBL fold metallo-hydrolase, producing MSGRELIALGTSSQVPTRERSHNAYLVRWEGTGILFDPGEGAQRQMTLAGVPAGVVGAICISHFHGDHCLGLPGIVQRLSLESCRHPVHLFYPASGQEYMDALCRAAIYKSSVDMILHPVALAAGETAEVWRTEDWSLRAGELDHSVPALGFRIEEPEGRRFLPERLAAAGVSGPMVGELERRGSVRTPGGIVRLEEVSGPRPGNVFAFVMDTRPCRTALELARGADLLLMEATFLSAHRELADRYGHSTAADAARTAREAGARRLALGHFSQRYPDAGEHLEEARSVFPDVTVLADLDRVPIPRLGARAASKSI from the coding sequence ATGAGCGGCAGGGAATTGATAGCGCTGGGCACCAGCAGCCAGGTCCCCACGAGGGAGAGGAGCCACAACGCCTACCTCGTCCGCTGGGAGGGTACGGGCATTCTGTTCGATCCGGGGGAGGGGGCCCAGAGGCAGATGACGCTGGCGGGAGTGCCGGCCGGGGTTGTCGGCGCCATCTGCATCTCCCACTTTCACGGGGACCATTGCCTGGGGCTCCCGGGAATCGTGCAGCGGCTGTCGCTCGAGTCCTGCCGCCACCCCGTGCACCTCTTTTACCCTGCGAGCGGGCAGGAGTACATGGACGCGCTCTGCCGCGCCGCAATCTACAAGTCTTCGGTGGACATGATCCTGCACCCGGTCGCGCTCGCCGCGGGGGAAACGGCCGAGGTCTGGCGCACGGAAGACTGGTCGCTGCGGGCGGGGGAACTCGACCACTCGGTCCCCGCCCTGGGCTTCCGGATCGAGGAGCCGGAGGGGCGGCGCTTCCTGCCCGAAAGACTGGCGGCGGCGGGGGTGAGCGGACCGATGGTGGGGGAGCTCGAGCGCCGGGGGAGCGTGCGGACGCCGGGGGGCATTGTCCGCCTCGAGGAGGTGAGCGGGCCGAGGCCCGGCAACGTGTTCGCCTTCGTCATGGACACGCGCCCCTGCCGGACGGCGCTGGAACTGGCCCGGGGGGCCGACCTGCTCCTCATGGAGGCCACTTTCCTGTCCGCTCACCGGGAGCTGGCGGACCGGTACGGGCATTCGACGGCGGCCGACGCCGCGCGGACAGCCAGGGAGGCCGGGGCGCGGCGGCTGGCCCTGGGCCATTTCTCCCAGCGGTACCCCGATGCGGGGGAGCACCTGGAGGAGGCCCGGAGCGTCTTTCCCGACGTGACGGTGCTCGCCGACCTGGACCGCGTCCCGATTCCGCGTTTGGGGGCACGGGCCGCATCTAAAAGCATTTGA
- a CDS encoding radical SAM protein, translated as MDIVVLSASRHKNCTLKDVAGGFGTVFTVGDSPFARLLEIAKRRIAAIPNITLAYLDSLLTSHGASVRILDVRRADQLVPADLYLVSSSIVDCNFERELGWEARSRFGARVGYFGTFASAVPDFYSESADFVLRGEIENMAPALARGDIPSGVVDAGFVGDLDALPFPSWDQFDIQRFRYQIVTGRGITLPMLGSRGCPYTCNYCPYRVNSKYRVRTPESVVDEIDYLHRKYSIHGISFRDPNMTFSRSRARRFADLLLRHNLDIRWGMEARTDRLDPELIGLLYRSGLRSVEVGVESSDPDTLRASHRKAIAREQQERVIECCHRLGIRVIANYTFGLPDDTVEGIRDTIRYAKKLNTFAIQFTVTTPYPGTPFYDNVKDDIFERDWECFNGWTNVFRHPSIGTEDLHRLREFAYVSYHLRPRYVWRFLESTVLHPWRFPDPRPAAA; from the coding sequence GTGGACATCGTCGTACTCAGCGCCAGCAGACACAAGAACTGTACCCTCAAGGACGTCGCCGGGGGATTCGGAACCGTTTTCACCGTGGGGGATTCCCCATTCGCACGGCTGCTGGAAATCGCCAAGCGCCGGATCGCGGCGATCCCCAACATCACCCTCGCCTACCTCGACTCCCTGCTGACCTCGCACGGGGCCTCCGTCCGCATCCTCGACGTCCGGCGCGCCGACCAGCTCGTCCCGGCCGACCTCTACCTCGTCTCCTCCTCGATCGTCGACTGCAATTTCGAGCGCGAACTCGGCTGGGAGGCCAGGAGCCGCTTCGGCGCCCGCGTCGGCTATTTCGGGACCTTCGCCTCGGCCGTGCCCGATTTCTACTCCGAAAGCGCCGATTTCGTCCTGCGGGGGGAGATCGAGAACATGGCCCCGGCCCTGGCCCGCGGGGACATCCCCTCCGGCGTGGTGGACGCCGGTTTTGTCGGCGACCTGGACGCCCTCCCGTTCCCGAGCTGGGACCAGTTCGATATCCAGCGCTTCCGGTACCAGATCGTCACGGGCCGGGGCATCACCCTCCCCATGCTCGGAAGCCGGGGATGCCCCTATACCTGCAACTACTGCCCCTACCGGGTCAACTCGAAATACCGCGTCCGCACCCCCGAGAGCGTCGTCGACGAGATCGACTACCTGCACCGGAAATACAGCATCCACGGCATCTCCTTCCGCGACCCCAACATGACCTTCAGCCGCAGCCGCGCACGGCGGTTCGCCGATCTCCTGCTCCGCCACAACCTCGATATCCGCTGGGGGATGGAGGCGCGCACCGACCGGCTGGACCCCGAACTCATCGGGCTCCTTTACCGCTCGGGGCTGCGCAGCGTCGAGGTGGGGGTGGAATCCTCCGACCCGGACACCCTGCGGGCCAGCCACCGCAAGGCCATCGCGCGCGAGCAGCAGGAGCGCGTCATCGAGTGCTGCCACCGGCTGGGGATCCGCGTCATCGCCAATTACACCTTCGGTCTCCCCGACGACACGGTCGAGGGGATCCGGGACACCATCCGCTACGCCAAGAAGCTGAACACCTTCGCCATCCAGTTCACGGTCACCACCCCCTACCCCGGCACCCCGTTCTACGACAACGTCAAGGACGATATCTTCGAGCGGGACTGGGAGTGCTTCAACGGGTGGACCAACGTCTTCCGCCATCCCTCCATCGGGACGGAGGACCTTCACCGGCTCAGGGAATTCGCCTACGTGTCCTATCACCTCCGGCCGCGCTACGTCTGGCGCTTCCTGGAATCGACCGTCCTGCACCCGTGGCGCTTCCCCGACCCGCGGCCCGCGGCCGCCTGA
- the carB gene encoding carbamoyl-phosphate synthase large subunit produces the protein MPKRTDIHKILIIGSGPIVIGQACEFDYSGTQACKALKQEGFEVVLVNSNPATIMTDPDLADRTYVEPLTAETVEAIIARERPDALLPTVGGQTGLNISVELARSGVLERYGVEMIGAQLDAVEVAEDRRKFKDAMTEIGLRSARSRVVRSMAEAMDYLPENGLPAIIRPSFTLGGSGGGTAFNAEEYAAIIARGLDISPVHEVLVEQSLIGWKEYELEVMRDLVDNVVIICSIENFDPMGVHTGDSITVAPAQTLSDKEYQGLRDAAIRVIRRVGVETGGSNIQFAVNPENGEMVVIEMNPRVSRSSALASKATGFPIAKIAARLAVGYTLDEIPNDITKKTPACFEPTIDYVVAKIPKWNFEKFRDSDPTLGTQMKSVGEVMAIGRTFKEALLKGVRSLESGKTLLSERVSPESLDHFLVTPRPERLAAVHHALRAGMGVEELHSKTRIDPWFLGQLREIVELERRLEGHTPGSLPPGLLLECKRSGFSDAGIAELLASGAAAGAAPGEVPPAAVGGAPSALEVMRRRREAGVRPVFKRVDTCAAEFESFTPYLYSTYESECEAAPTDRKKIMVLGSGPNRIGQGLEFDYCCCHAAFALKEAGYETLMVNCNPETVSTDYDTSDRLYFEPLTYEDVMEIVAVEKPAGVIVQFGGQTPLKLALALERAGVPVIGTAPGNIDLAEDRSRFGRLLGELGIPQPENGTARSREEAREVAARIGYPVLVRPSYVLGGRAMSIVYDRDSLDDYMANAVEASPEHPVLIDRFLENAFEYDVDALCDGDAVVIAAVMEHIEAAGIHSGDSTSVLPPIMIDPGMLERMRDFTRRLGRALGVVGLMNIQFATQNDDVYVLEVNPRASRTVPYVSKATGVPLAKIAARVMAGEKLRDLGITGDLQVRHCFVKSPVFPFGKFPGVDPILGPEMKSTGEVMGVAASFGSAFAKAQLAAGLRLPKSGRVFLSVNDEDKETLLPIARDLAALGLGLVATAGTRNFLAERGLRVDSVFKVEEGRPNVEDLIKSRKIDLIINTPLGRRSHLDDKVIRRAALQYGVPCITTLSGAAAAGSAIRALQNEELTVRSLQEYHAG, from the coding sequence ATGCCCAAGCGAACCGACATTCACAAGATCCTGATCATCGGGTCCGGACCGATAGTGATCGGCCAGGCCTGCGAATTCGATTATTCGGGGACCCAGGCCTGCAAGGCGCTCAAGCAGGAGGGGTTCGAGGTCGTCCTGGTGAATTCCAACCCGGCGACCATCATGACCGATCCCGACCTGGCGGACCGCACCTACGTGGAACCGCTGACGGCCGAGACCGTGGAGGCCATCATCGCGCGGGAAAGGCCCGACGCGCTCCTTCCCACCGTCGGGGGCCAGACCGGGCTCAACATTTCCGTGGAACTGGCCCGGTCGGGGGTCCTGGAGCGCTACGGCGTGGAGATGATCGGCGCCCAGCTCGACGCGGTGGAGGTGGCCGAGGACCGGCGGAAGTTCAAGGACGCGATGACGGAGATCGGCCTCCGGTCCGCCCGGTCGCGCGTCGTCAGGAGCATGGCCGAGGCGATGGACTACCTCCCGGAAAACGGCCTGCCGGCCATCATCCGCCCCAGCTTCACCCTGGGGGGGTCGGGCGGCGGGACGGCGTTCAACGCCGAGGAATACGCCGCCATCATAGCCAGGGGTCTGGACATCTCCCCCGTGCACGAGGTGCTGGTCGAGCAGTCGCTGATAGGGTGGAAGGAATACGAACTGGAGGTCATGCGGGACCTGGTCGACAACGTCGTGATCATCTGCTCCATCGAGAACTTCGACCCCATGGGGGTGCACACGGGCGATTCCATCACCGTGGCGCCGGCACAGACCCTTTCCGACAAGGAGTACCAGGGCCTGCGCGACGCCGCCATCCGGGTGATCCGCAGGGTGGGGGTGGAGACGGGGGGATCCAACATCCAGTTCGCCGTCAACCCGGAAAACGGGGAGATGGTCGTGATCGAGATGAACCCGCGGGTCTCGCGCAGCTCGGCGCTCGCCTCCAAGGCGACGGGCTTCCCGATCGCGAAGATCGCCGCCAGGCTCGCGGTCGGGTACACGCTCGACGAGATCCCCAACGACATCACGAAAAAGACTCCCGCCTGCTTCGAGCCCACCATCGATTACGTCGTCGCCAAGATCCCCAAATGGAATTTCGAGAAATTCCGGGACTCCGACCCCACCCTGGGCACCCAGATGAAGTCGGTGGGGGAGGTGATGGCGATCGGGCGCACGTTCAAGGAGGCTCTGCTCAAGGGGGTGCGCTCGCTCGAAAGCGGGAAGACGCTCCTGTCGGAACGGGTGAGCCCCGAGTCGCTGGACCATTTTCTGGTCACGCCGCGGCCCGAACGCCTGGCCGCCGTCCACCACGCGCTGCGCGCCGGAATGGGGGTGGAGGAGCTCCATTCCAAGACCCGCATCGACCCCTGGTTTCTCGGCCAGCTCCGGGAGATCGTCGAACTCGAGCGCCGGCTCGAGGGGCACACGCCCGGGAGCCTGCCGCCCGGCCTGCTCCTCGAGTGCAAGCGCTCGGGGTTTTCCGACGCGGGGATCGCCGAGCTGCTGGCTTCCGGCGCCGCCGCGGGCGCCGCTCCCGGCGAAGTCCCCCCCGCCGCTGTGGGCGGCGCCCCCTCCGCCCTCGAGGTGATGCGGCGGCGGCGCGAGGCGGGCGTGCGCCCGGTCTTCAAGCGGGTGGACACCTGCGCCGCGGAATTCGAGTCCTTCACCCCCTATCTCTACTCCACCTACGAGAGCGAGTGCGAGGCGGCCCCCACGGACCGGAAGAAGATCATGGTGCTCGGCAGCGGACCCAACCGGATAGGGCAGGGGCTGGAGTTCGACTACTGCTGCTGCCACGCGGCGTTCGCGCTCAAGGAGGCGGGCTACGAGACCCTGATGGTGAACTGCAACCCGGAAACGGTCTCGACCGACTACGACACCTCCGACCGCCTCTATTTCGAGCCGCTGACGTACGAAGACGTGATGGAGATCGTCGCCGTCGAGAAGCCGGCGGGCGTCATCGTCCAGTTCGGGGGGCAGACGCCCCTCAAGCTCGCCCTGGCGCTCGAGCGGGCGGGGGTCCCCGTCATCGGCACCGCGCCGGGGAATATCGACCTGGCCGAGGACCGCAGCCGGTTCGGGCGGCTGCTCGGGGAGCTCGGGATCCCGCAGCCCGAAAACGGCACCGCGAGGAGCCGGGAGGAGGCCCGGGAGGTGGCCGCCCGGATCGGGTACCCGGTCCTGGTCCGTCCCTCCTACGTGCTCGGCGGCCGGGCCATGTCGATCGTGTACGACCGGGACTCGCTCGACGATTACATGGCCAACGCGGTAGAGGCCTCCCCGGAGCACCCGGTGCTGATCGACCGGTTTCTGGAGAACGCGTTCGAGTACGACGTGGACGCGCTCTGTGACGGCGATGCGGTGGTTATCGCGGCGGTGATGGAGCATATCGAGGCGGCGGGCATCCACAGCGGGGACAGCACTTCGGTGCTCCCCCCCATCATGATCGACCCCGGGATGCTCGAGCGGATGAGGGATTTCACCCGGCGGCTCGGCAGGGCGCTGGGCGTGGTCGGCCTGATGAACATCCAGTTCGCCACCCAGAACGACGACGTCTACGTGCTGGAGGTGAACCCCCGCGCCTCGCGCACCGTCCCCTATGTCAGCAAGGCCACCGGAGTCCCGCTGGCGAAGATCGCCGCGCGGGTCATGGCGGGGGAGAAGCTGCGCGACCTCGGGATCACGGGGGATCTCCAGGTGCGGCACTGCTTCGTGAAGTCCCCCGTCTTCCCCTTCGGGAAGTTCCCGGGGGTCGACCCCATTCTCGGGCCCGAGATGAAATCGACCGGGGAGGTGATGGGGGTGGCCGCGAGCTTCGGCAGCGCCTTCGCCAAGGCCCAGCTGGCCGCGGGCCTCCGCCTGCCGAAAAGCGGGAGGGTGTTTCTGAGCGTCAACGACGAGGACAAGGAGACCCTTCTGCCCATCGCCCGGGACCTCGCGGCGCTGGGGCTCGGGCTCGTGGCCACCGCGGGAACCCGGAATTTCCTCGCCGAGCGCGGTCTCCGTGTCGATTCGGTGTTCAAGGTGGAGGAGGGCCGGCCCAACGTGGAGGACCTGATCAAGAGCCGCAAGATCGACCTGATCATCAACACGCCGCTGGGGAGGAGGTCGCACCTGGACGACAAGGTGATCCGGCGGGCGGCGCTGCAGTACGGGGTCCCCTGCATCACCACCCTGAGCGGGGCCGCGGCGGCGGGGAGCGCCATCCGCGCCCTTCAGAACGAGGAGCTGACGGTCCGCAGCCTCCAGGAATACCATGCCGGGTAG
- a CDS encoding tetratricopeptide repeat protein, producing the protein MARAAAQKGKAKPKAKEAARAAAKKKPKTAPGGAKGGATPKAKASPGKEKPKKAATGGKRAAPPARKRAAAPAGRTFTGTSLVPPPEAPRLLRQTKNTSAALTLLEKGIELLFAREIRKARAEFDALLSHYPAELEIVARARTYLQICDREEAGRKKSPANPDEIYALGIMEHNQGDYDRAIAHFRKSLEKHPEADYIHYSMAASLAMKGEADAAVENLRRAIELNEDSRVHARNDADFASLESHPEFQALVGLPSPQPSGPA; encoded by the coding sequence ATGGCGAGGGCGGCGGCACAGAAGGGAAAGGCGAAACCAAAGGCCAAAGAGGCGGCGCGGGCGGCGGCGAAGAAAAAGCCGAAAACGGCTCCCGGCGGCGCCAAGGGGGGCGCCACCCCGAAAGCCAAAGCTTCCCCGGGGAAGGAAAAGCCCAAAAAGGCCGCCACGGGAGGAAAACGGGCGGCTCCCCCGGCCCGCAAACGGGCTGCGGCCCCGGCCGGACGGACGTTCACGGGTACATCCCTCGTCCCTCCCCCGGAAGCCCCGCGCCTGCTGCGCCAGACCAAAAATACCTCCGCCGCCCTGACGCTCCTGGAAAAGGGGATCGAACTCCTCTTCGCCAGGGAGATCCGGAAGGCGCGCGCGGAATTCGACGCCCTCCTCTCCCATTACCCCGCGGAACTGGAGATCGTGGCGCGCGCACGCACCTACCTGCAGATCTGCGACCGGGAGGAGGCGGGCCGGAAGAAGTCCCCCGCAAACCCCGACGAGATCTACGCCCTCGGAATCATGGAACACAACCAGGGCGACTACGACCGGGCGATCGCCCATTTCCGCAAATCCCTGGAAAAGCACCCGGAAGCGGACTACATCCACTATTCCATGGCCGCTTCGCTGGCGATGAAGGGGGAAGCGGACGCGGCGGTCGAAAACCTGCGCCGGGCGATTGAGCTCAACGAAGACAGCCGGGTTCACGCCAGGAACGATGCCGACTTTGCCTCGCTGGAGTCGCATCCGGAATTCCAGGCGCTGGTCGGCCTTCCCTCTCCCCAGCCCTCAGGCCCGGCATAG
- the carA gene encoding glutamine-hydrolyzing carbamoyl-phosphate synthase small subunit has protein sequence MKAILALEDGRMFGGRAFGALGEAGGEVVFNTSMSGYQEILTDPSYAGQIVVMTYPHIGNYGATGEDVESGRPHAEGFVAREFSVTASNWRSEEMLDAYLRRHGIVAISEVDTRALVRHIRSLGAMRGVIGGEGADPEELVRRARSIPAMLGRDLALSVTCAKPYGFGAGAPEREPLSVVAYDYGIKRNILVRLAAAGCRLTVVPASTSAEDVLALRPDGVFLSNGPGDPEPLETPVDNIRRLLGRTPVFGICLGHQLMGLAFGGKTYKLKFGHRGGNQPVRNLDNGRVEITAQNHGFAVDPDSLDAGQVELTHMNLNDQTLEGIRHRAVPAFSVQYHPEASPGPHDSHYLFEEFRRLMLEFRKRPCPSEPTFTRS, from the coding sequence ATGAAGGCGATTCTGGCACTGGAAGACGGAAGAATGTTCGGCGGGCGTGCGTTCGGGGCCCTGGGGGAAGCCGGCGGCGAGGTGGTTTTCAACACCTCCATGTCGGGCTACCAGGAGATTCTGACCGACCCCTCCTACGCCGGGCAGATCGTGGTGATGACGTATCCCCACATCGGGAATTACGGCGCCACCGGGGAGGATGTCGAATCGGGCCGCCCCCACGCCGAGGGTTTCGTAGCGCGCGAATTCAGCGTGACGGCGTCCAACTGGCGATCGGAGGAGATGCTGGACGCCTACCTGAGGCGGCACGGGATCGTCGCGATCTCCGAAGTCGACACGCGGGCGCTGGTGCGCCACATCCGCAGCCTCGGGGCGATGCGCGGGGTGATCGGCGGGGAAGGGGCCGACCCGGAGGAACTGGTCCGGCGGGCCCGCTCCATCCCCGCCATGCTGGGACGCGACCTGGCTTTGTCGGTCACCTGCGCGAAACCCTACGGGTTCGGGGCCGGGGCCCCGGAGCGGGAACCGCTCAGCGTCGTCGCCTACGATTACGGGATCAAGCGCAACATCCTGGTCCGCCTCGCCGCGGCGGGGTGCCGGCTGACGGTGGTCCCGGCCTCCACGTCGGCCGAGGACGTGCTCGCGCTCAGGCCGGACGGGGTTTTCCTTTCCAACGGCCCCGGGGACCCCGAGCCGCTCGAGACCCCGGTCGACAACATCCGCCGGTTGCTGGGCCGGACCCCCGTCTTCGGCATCTGCCTGGGGCATCAGCTGATGGGGCTCGCCTTCGGCGGAAAGACGTACAAGCTCAAGTTCGGCCACCGGGGCGGAAACCAGCCGGTGAGGAACCTCGACAACGGGCGGGTGGAGATCACGGCGCAGAACCACGGTTTCGCGGTGGACCCCGATTCCCTGGACGCGGGGCAGGTGGAGCTGACGCACATGAACCTGAACGACCAGACCCTGGAGGGAATCCGCCACCGCGCCGTTCCCGCCTTCTCGGTGCAGTACCATCCCGAGGCTTCGCCCGGGCCTCACGACTCCCACTATCTTTTCGAGGAATTCAGGCGCCTCATGCTGGAATTCCGGAAACGCCCATGCCCAAGCGAACCGACATTCACAAGATCCTGA
- a CDS encoding roadblock/LC7 domain-containing protein yields MSSPTFDLHELEFQRIQAILSKMQRELRAELVLLISRSGQPIVISGSTENIDCTALSSLAAANLAATDGLANIVGEREFSVLVHQGRQRSLFISDLMKRFSLVLVFDATASSGLVRYKCKHTTLLIEDVIRDFQRRIEKTEPASSLPQFSDAELEELLGS; encoded by the coding sequence GTGAGTTCTCCCACTTTCGATTTGCATGAACTGGAGTTTCAGCGCATTCAGGCGATTTTGTCCAAGATGCAGAGGGAGTTGCGGGCGGAGCTGGTGCTGCTGATCAGCCGGAGCGGGCAACCCATCGTCATATCCGGATCGACCGAAAATATTGATTGCACGGCGCTTTCATCGCTGGCGGCGGCCAATCTCGCCGCCACCGACGGCCTGGCCAATATTGTCGGGGAACGGGAGTTTTCCGTACTGGTCCATCAGGGAAGGCAGCGCAGCCTGTTCATTTCCGACCTGATGAAGCGGTTTTCCCTGGTCCTGGTCTTCGACGCCACCGCATCCTCCGGGCTGGTGCGCTACAAATGCAAGCACACCACGCTGCTGATCGAGGACGTGATCCGGGATTTTCAGCGCCGGATCGAAAAGACGGAGCCGGCCTCCTCCCTGCCCCAGTTCAGCGATGCGGAGCTTGAAGAACTCCTGGGCAGCTAA